DNA sequence from the Eptesicus fuscus isolate TK198812 chromosome 7, DD_ASM_mEF_20220401, whole genome shotgun sequence genome:
TCCGAGGGTGTCGGTCAGACCTGGCCCGATTGAAGCTGGAGGCCTTATGGGACTTTGTCTCTCGAGCCGCTTTTCTCGTCGTGTGACGGAGTGGCCGCCCATTGGCAGGCAGGTTCAGGGATAACAGGGAGAAATCGATGTAAAGCCCCCAGTGTGCCCCTGGGAGCAGGCGCCCCACGGCCGGGATTTAGAGCCAAGGAGTAAGGTCCCACCTTGATCCCATGAGTCCCATCCTGTGggtggtgctgccccctggtggccaccgTGCCTCATGCAGCTTCCTGGGCTTGGCCCCCTGGCCACCCAGACTGTCCTCCCTGCTCCTTGTGGGTGCCTCCGCGAACCACAAGGTTCTgccgctgccccaccccccacttggCCCACACTTTGAATGACCTTGTCCCAGTGAACTTGTCCCCACTGCTTTCAAGTTCCAGATGGGTCTGAAGTCACAGCTGCTGGTCATGTGTTGAGGACCTACTGTGCGCCCTGTGCTTCGCCCACAGAGACATGGTTCCTTCTCACGGGGTCCTAGAAGCCAGGGAACAGCCCTGCCTCTGAGTGCACACAAATAATGCAGCCCCTGGGCCCCCATTTCCTCTGCAACGGGGAGCAGAGAGCAGACTCCATGAACAAATCCTGGAAATGAAATGACATAAAGTTCATGAGAAGCCCAGCACAGCTCAGCGGTGTCATACTCATTCCTGGCACTGCTGCTGGGGACGGAGACAGGACCAGGGAAGTCTGGGGTCCTTTACGTTCATCCGGATGACAGACATACGTGCCATCCAATGAATCCCACCCCCTCCTGGTCCAAGCACAGCTAGGTCCATGGGGTCTGTAGTGatgttcttcttttatttctgatactagtggcccggtgcatgaaattcatgcaccggggggaggggggggtccctcagcccggcctgcaccctctccaatctgggaccccttgggggatgttcgactgcccacagggatggggcctaaaccggcagtcggacatccctctcgcaatccaggactgctggctcctaaccgctcgcctgcctgcttgatcgcccctaaccactctgcccgccagcctgctcacctccaactgccctcccctcctggcctgatcgcccctaaccgcctctgccttggccctgcaccatggctttgttcagaaggacgtctggaaggtctcacggtctaattagcatattacccttttattcgtaTAGAAGAAGAAGATAGTggtttgtgtctttttttcttagcctggctagaggtttattaaatttattgaccTTTTCAAAGGACTAGCATTTGATTTTGTTGATTTCTCTGTTGATTCCTGTTTCCGGTTTCATTGGTTCCTGCTCTGATGGTTATGTTTTTTCTTCTGCCCACTTCGGACTGCATTTGCTCTTCGTGGAAGTGAGGTTATTGATTTTGGATCTTTCACTTTTCTAATGTGCCCACGCCCTGCTCTCAGTTTCCCTCTAAACACTGTTTTTGACGCATTTCACCAATTTggatgtatatgtacatacagttctaaatcctttaaaatatttcttgaggTTTCTTCTTTGACTCGGGCATGATTTACAAGTGAGTTGTCTGATGTCCGTGTATTGGGGGATTTTTCCAGTTATCTTTCTGTCATTGACCCTGTTCCGTTTCACGGTGACCTGAGAGCAGACACTGTATGCGTTGTACTTGTTAGAATCTGCTAAGATGTGTCTTCTGGTCCAGAGTGGGGTCTTGCTCCCCGTGGCTTGAGGAGGATGTGTCTTCTTCCGTTCTGGGAGGAACTGTGTGGCCGTCAGTGATGCCGGCGGTGTCCCATGGTTTCTGCTGTGGGACCGTGTGTCAGGGGTGTAGCGTCTCCAGCTGTGAGAGCAGCTCCGTGGTTCTCCTTGCACTTCCGTTAGCTGTCGCCTCCGTCGTCCGCTGCTCTGCTGTCAGGCGGGTACGGGAAGGGTTGTATGGCGTCTTACTCCCAGAGAGCTGACCCCTTTGCCATTACGtactgacctttttttttttaatatattttattgattttttttaaaatatattttattgatttttcacagagaggaagagagagggatagagagttagaaacatcgatgagagagaaacatcgatcagctgcctcctgcacgccccccaccggggatgtgcccacaaccaaggtacatgcccttgacctgaatcgaacctgggacccttcagtccgcaggccgacgctctatccactgagccaaaccagttagggctgtactGACCTCCTCACCCCTGTCACCTTCCTTGGCCTGGAGTCTCCCTGTCTGACATGGACACGGCTCCTCCTGCTCTCTTCCGGTCAGTGGTCGCCAGCACAgcgtccccctccctccctgttcaCCCACACGCGTCTTTATAGTGTGAGCGGGTGTCCCGAAGGCAGCGGAGTGGGGTTCTCGTGCTATCTAGGACTGTCATTGATCTTCACCCTGAGTGTACCTTGTCCCTTCCTGACGACAGCCTGAGGAGTGAtgtcatccattcatccatccacccatccacccattcacATATCATTCATTCGGAAAGCACTCACTACCCGCCAGCTGCATGCCGGCCCCTGGGGGGTACTGGGGACACAGAGCTCGCCCCCGATCAGCAAACCCAAGGCCGTCCTGTGCGCAGCCTCATTCCTCAGGCTTTGGCTCGAGTGAaaccggaggaggaggagatccCGGGAGGGGCCAGGAAGGCGCTGGCTGAGACccgtcgggggaggggggtgcacagGGGGCGGGCAGCTGTCCGGTGTGGATGTGGACCAGGCCTGGCTCACGGGGCAGCCTTTCCCGCCTGCAGCGCTCCACGGGCGGGGAGTGAGGCCGGGCAGGGGAGAGCTTGCCCCTGTAGGACGCCCAGAGCCTCCAGGAGCCGCATGGGGACTCTCCGAGGGGCGGACTGCAGGATGCCCAACCACACGTGGCCACAGGGTCCTGTCCCCCGGGCACCTCGGTCGCCCAGACCCACAGCTGCCGGGGACAGGGCAGAGGGGCTCAGAGCAGGACGGTGCCTGAGGCCGCAGCTcgaggggggctgggaggggcgtcTTGATGggcatggggggagggcagggtgtgGGAGGTGGCTGTGAGCCGAGCTCAGGGTGAGCGACGGAGCCTGCTGTGgtgacccccgcccctccctctcgCAGGGCGTGCACGAGTCCCGCGGCGTGACCAAGGACTACCTGCGCCTGGAGACGCTGGTGCAGAAGGTGGTGTCGCCCTACCTGGGCACCTACGGCCTCTACTCCGGCGAGGGCTCCTTCACACACTCCTGCGTCCTGGGTAGGGTCGCCGGGCCTTGGGCGGGCGCAGGCGGCCCCTGGGCCCATCCACCTCTGCCCAGGCCCGGgccgtgtgccaggccctggtcaTCTGAGATGAGTCACCTGGGGTCCCTCTTTCAAGGGCTGCGGGGGGCCAGGGGGCAGACACCGTAGTCGTGATGTGACGACTCCCCTGAGGTCCCAGCGGCGTCCTCTGTCCCCGAGGAGCCAGATCCGTGCTCAGTCCTGGGCGTCAGGAGTTGGCCGGGCAGAGTGTACAGCATGTGCCCGAGCCCCAGAAATCCGGGCACCTGGGGAGTCGCAggggaggagtggggtgggggtgggggcgctggCTTCCTGGGCTGCCTGGTGTGCCCATTGATCCTTTAACGGACAGCCCACCGGTTCACTCATCAATGgaaactgagcacctactgtgtgcctgggcctgggcctgggtctgggcctgggcctgggcctggggttcACTCGAGACCAAGCCCTACCCCCAGGCTCTCACAGTCCCCAGATAAGTCCCCAAGGGGACCTGTGCTGGGCGACCTGAGTCTGTGGGCAGGGAGCTCAGGGGAGCCCAGCCTTGGCGGTGGCTGCCGAGCCGAAGCGCCAGGaggagcctggcctgggaggaggtggagggggaacaTTGTGGCCCCAGCGAGGGGACAGCAGTGTAAGGAACGTCCTCATcctgtgcccccgcccccccgccgggcACGTCTCCGCCCCGGGGACCCTGGCGGCTGGAGGGGAACTCAGATATGCCCAGGTTCTCTGAGGCCCTGGATGACCCGCAGGGTGAGGGCAGTGGGGCACGGAGCCTGCCTCTGGTCCCGGAAGGCCTCTGAGCAGCTCCGCACACTCAgccctgccacctggtggcacTCTGCGGAACTGCGGGTCCTGAGTGGGAGTGGAGACCTGCCCCTACGCAGTCACCCCGgggtcctcccccgccccccagggctcctgggacaCGGAATGAACCCCAGCCCTGACCTCACGTTGAAGGGCCCCTTGCTGCTTGCCCCAGTGTGGCACCCCCCCCGGACCTGTGGACCCCCACGTGGGTTTGTCTTCTCCGCGCCCTCCCATGTACACACACATCAGCTCTGAGGACGGTCTGATCTGCTCGGGAGAGCGCTGGTGCGGAGATTTCTTGACTTTGtcagggggggctgggggggacaCGCCGGACAGTCTtagcccccagcccccgcctgccTGAGCAGGTCTCCACTCCCACGCAGGACCTGCTGCTCCACGAGCTGCCTCGGAGGAGACGGGAGGCGGGAGCCGCCCTCTCTTCCCCGCCCCGGCCTCTTCCCGGCTGGCCTTCCCGTGCCCAGTCCGCGCGCTCAGGAGGGGCTGCCGGCTCTGGCAGGAGGGCGGGCCTGGGACACCCAGGTGCCGAGGTTTGCCGAGTGGCCACCCCGTCCGCCTCCCCTGGCCTCGAGCCTGACgcctgtctgtccgtctgtccgcaGAGAAGCACCTGCTGCGCCGCTCCCGCTCGGGGGACGTCCTGGCCAAGAACCCGGTGGTGCGCTCCAAGAGCTACAACACGCCGCTGCTGAACCCCGTGGCCGAGCACGAGGCGGAGGGCGCGGCGGCCGGGGGCGCGGGCATCCGCAGGCACTCCGTCTCCGAGATGACGACCTGCCCCGATGCGCCCGGCCAGGGCCCCACGGGGGACTGCACGCCCTCCCCGGGCACCCAGTCGGGGCCCTGCCCCAGCAGACTGTACCCCCCGCAGCAGCCCGGGCCCGCCTGCGGCTCCCcgccctcctccagccccgaGAACCTGGTGGACCGGATCCTGGAGTCCGTGGACTCGGACTCCGAGGGCATCTTCATTGACTTTGGCCGGCGCAGCGGGTCGGGTGCCTCGGAGTTTGAGGGGGCCCCGGGGCGGCAGAGCATCGTGTGAGGGCCGCGCGTTTTTTACTGAGCCccagtgtgtgcctgtgtgtgcgtgcgtgtgtgtgtgtgtgtgtgtgcgcgcgtgtgtgtgtgcatgtgtgtgtgtgtgtgtgagaggtttTTACTCTGTCCCAGCCGGTCCCGGGTCAGCCTCGGCCCCTGCAGCATCTCCCTCTTTGTTGGAAAAACCATCgctgctccccctctcccccggccccagtgcCACTCTGTCCTGGGGTGCCTGCACCCCGGcttcacctgcctcctgcaggtcacCAGGTGCACGGGCCAGCCTCGCGTGCGTGGAATGGGCATCACCACTCACTCCATCCAGCACGCCACGCCCACGCCCACGGAGACTGTGACTCCGGCCACTTGGCCAGGCCCCGGAATGGCCCTCGGACCCACCtgtcaccccccactccccacagcaCACCCTGTGGGTGACTGTCCCAGACCCTGGGCGCCACCTGCTCTCACTTGCCGTCGGCAGGACGAGGGAGGAATAAAACGTGTCAGCCCTGCTCATGCTGGAGTCGGCTCCCTTGCACAGGGACACTAATCCTGGGCATCAGGCCCCACCCTCGTGACCTCATGTAACCTTAGAGACCCCACCTCCAGATACAACTCCACAGGGGTGAGGGCTTCAAGAGGAATTTGGGGGACACAGTTCACTCCGTGGCACTCTGGTGGGTGATGGGCCCATTTGTCAGCCAGCGAGACCCCCAGGCCCGTCCTGGAAGCCAAGGGTCACCGTGGAGCAGGAGCCCAGCCGGGTCACTGGAGCCTCCTACCcgcgcccaccccacccccaaaggagAGGTGGCATCTAGGAAAACACCAGAGCCTTCCGAGCATCCTTGACTGCACCTCCTGAGTTTACATTTGTTTGGGGGTATATGTGCACCCCAAAATGCCCTTGGGCCAGGGTGTCCTCGAGCACCCACTTCGCTCCACTGGTTCAGTCTAGAAGTCGGCTTTGGGGAGGTGCTGCCGGGCGGGCTGCAGCCCAGGAATtgatggggggagagaggagggttcccaccaggtggggagggagccccCGAGAAAGGGGAGGACTCGGGGAGAAAGGCTAGGAAGTAGGGTGTGCCAAGGGGGCCCCCTCCAGAGTTTTGACTCGTTTGTGATTTTCCATTGGCCACGAAAGTAATATTTAATCTGTAATTAGACTGGATATGCCCCCAACGAACGGAAGGCAGGGACTCAGGACGCTTGCCCACCCGCGTTCATAGCACCTCCACTCGCGAGAGCCGAAAGGCGGCAGCAGCCCAGGTGTCCGTGGGCAGGTGAATGGgtgagcagggtgtgtgtgtccatgcAGTGGAATGGCTCGGCCTTAAAAGGGAAGGAGATCcatcccggccggcgtggctcagtgggtgagcattgacctatgaaccaggaggtcacggttcaattcccggtcaggacacatgcccagtagggggtgtgcaggaggctaaCTCAGCTCTCCACACCACTTCCCTTAGGGAGTGTGGGCTCCTCTGctgaggccaggaggagggggcctCCCAGCAGGGGGACCGTGGTCCTGAGCTCCAGGAGTGTCCAGCGGTGATGTGGGCAGCGGCCTCAGGGGTCCTGGGGGACGTGGGGAGGCTGCTGGGCAGAGGACATCAGCCGGGATGCGAGGAACAGATTGCAGGTAGGCCCCGAAAGTTGTGGCGCTCCGCTCCTTGCCTCCCGAGCACACGAAAGGCCTGCACTTCCTGGTCCCGTGGTGGCTGGTGGGGCCCGGGGTCCTGAGCAGAAGGGACTTGGGCCCTTGGGAGCTGCAGCACTTCATTGCCAGGCGGAGACCCTCCAGAGCTCCTCTGCCCTCCGCGTGGTGACAGGCTGTTCCAGATGGGACCGCTCCAGGCGGCAGGGAGTGGGGGCTGCAGGCATGTCATGAATGGAGGAGACCTAAGTCGGTGTCAGCCCCTGAGGCTGGGGGATGTTTGTTACTGCATCATAACCCGGCTGGATCTGACTGATACACTCTCCCAAATACTCTGGAGGAAGATCGTCTGTGAGCAGGAGAAGGCTGACCCTGGGACTTGACATTTTACACGTTTGTGTGTACGGCATACCCCTCGCGGGCCGGGCCGGCACCCTGGGTTCTCACCGTGAACTGATCACTTACCGGCTGTGTGGTGGTGGGCCAGTTGCCTGACCTCAGCTTCTCCATCTGTAGCTAGGATCTTTCCAGACAGAAAGTTCTGCAGCCGGGGCTGTTCCTCTGCTTGTCTGCTGCACTGTGGGCACGCCGAGCAGGTGCTGGCTGTAGCATTGTAACTCCTCCATACGGGCGTCTGATGAAGCCGCGCTGTACAGAGGGCAGTGTGTTGGGCAAACGACGTCCTGGGTTCGACCTGAAGGTGATAACGGCCGGATAACGAGCTGACGGCTTCGCCCCCAAGAGCACTTCTCGCTGACTGACGTTTGCGGGGCGCTCAGACGCTCCGCGGGCTGCAAACGCCGCAGAATGTACAGCATCGGCCGCATCACCCGAGGGAGTCCTCGCGCTGGCCCTTCTCTCTTCGCGGCGGGGATGTACGTGGGTCTGTgctgggaaggggggaggggccgggcagcaTAACGCGGAAGGctgtgggccctggccggtgacGGTTGGTTGGGGCGGTGTCCCGTTCACtaaagattgtgggttccattcccgatCCCCAGTCgggtgcctatgggaggcaactgataaatgtttctctctcccctcctctctctaaaagtccatGGAAACACATCCTGGGGCGAGGATGTGAAAAATCGGAGAAGGGTGCGGGATCAAGAAGGCTCTTAGTTGCAAGTCACGGAAGCCGATTCCGGCTGGTTACACAGCGAAGGCGTTTACTAAAGGATGTTGGAAGCTCCTAGATTTGCCAGGACCTAGGAGGGCCAAGCTCGAGGCTTAACTTCCAGGAACAatgcctcaccccaccccacgggAGAGGCCTGATGGGAAAACAGGGATGCTCCTATCTCACAGAGATgctcccaccgctcagggattctcccaccgctcagggattCTCCCATCACTCAGGGATGCCCCCACCGCTCAGGGATTCTCCCACTGCACAGAGATtctcccaccgctcagggatgcccccaccgctcagggatgctcccaccgctcagggatgctcccaccgctcagggattCTCCCACCACTCAAGGATGCCCCCACCGCTCAGGGATTCTCCCACCGCACAGGGATtctcccaccgctcagggatgCTCCCACCACACAGAGATtctcccaccgctcagggattctcccaccgctcagggattctcccaccgctcagggattctcccaccgctcagggacgctcccaccgctcagggatgCTCCCACCGCACAGGGATtctcccaccgctcagggattCTCCCACCGCACAGGGATTCTCCCACCGCTCAGGGACgctcccaccgctcagggattctcccaccgctcagggattCTCCCGCCGCTCAGGGATTCTCCCACCGCTCAGGGACGCTCCCGCCGCTCAGGGATTCTCCCACCACTCAGGGATTCTCCCACCACTCAGGGATtctcccaccgctcagggatgCTCCCACCGCACAGGGATtctcccaccgctcagggatgctcccaccgctcagggatgCTCCCACCACACAGAGATtctcccaccgctcagggattctcccaccgctcagggatgctcccaccgctcagggatgCTCCCACCACACAGAGATtctcccaccgctcagggatgctcccaccgctcagggatgCTCCCACCACACAGAGATtctcccaccgctcagggattCTCCCACCACACAGAGATtctcccaccgctcagggatgCTCCCACCACACAGAGATtctcccaccgctcagggatgCTCCCACCACACAGAGATtctcccaccgctcagggatgCTCCCACCACACAGAGATtctcccaccgctcagggattctcccaccgctcagggatgctcccaccgctcagggatgCTCCCACCACACAGAGATTCTCCCACCACTCAGGGATACCCCCACCGCTCAGGGATgctcccaccgctcagggatgcccccaccgctcagggatgcccccaccgctcagggatgcccccaccgctcagggatgcccccaccgctcagggatgctcccaccgctcagggattctcccaccgctcagggatgctcccaccgctcagggatgctcccaccgctcagggatgcccccaccgctcagggatgctcccaccgctcagggattctcccaccgctcagggatgctcccaccgctcagggattctcccaccgctcagggatgctcccaccgctcagggatgcccccaccgctcagggatgctcccaccgctcagggattctcccaccgctcagggatgCCCCCACCGCTCAGGGATTCTCCCACCGCACAGAGATtctcccaccgctcagggatgcccccaccgctcagggattctcccaccgctcagggatgctcccaccgctcagggattctcccaccgctcagggattctcccaccgctcagggattctcccaccgctcagggatgcccccaccgctcagggatgctcccaccgctcagggattctcccaccgctcagggattctcccaccgctcagggattctcccaccgctcagggatgcccccaccgctcagggatgctcccaccgctcagggattctcccaccgctcagggattctcccaccgctcagggattctcccaccgctcagggatgctcccaccgctcagggattctcccaccgctcagggatgCTCCAAACCCCCACTTGCCACCAGCACCAATGCCAATCATATCCCAGGTGCTTCACCTTGCAGCCACGGCAGCCTCCACATCACATCGCACCCTCAGCACACAGCTGCCCTCCAGTGTAACACATTCCAGGGAtgaccgcccccccacccccagggcacaTGTCGCAATGGTGGAGGCTGAGTCACTGTCTGGCCCTGTGTGCAAAGCAGGCTGAGTAACCCTGTTGTCTGACTACTGTCAAAGTAAAAACCATTGGAACCTGCAAAGAATTGTTGTgggtttacttgagccaaactgtccacatatgccaggaagcagaacctcaatgaactgagatgatgctccggagaatggcgggttacatctgtatttatacattgcaatcaaaggaaagggacataggtgggttacatgacatccattggtgatagattaaggaggtgggacaaagcaaagcggggcgggggtgggggaggaacccctgggattggataaaaagtaaaatgatggacacatacttaggtgggtgcaggaacaattaacatgataatgaaggaacttgtggtctctgtcccaggcccagcacattaggttgtgccccaggggctccagaaaaagggaagttacaagttacccagacatttcaagggtgtgttatcatagatgcaaaaagacagataggctcagctaatgtaaaggttgaccttgtcagtgaagataccggcctaggaggtgactacccaccatcactgcttttggttaaagtttaatttcagaccatcctttgtggtgactttaggtctctgagtttgcaagaccgaatgcaggcctccctgagctgtcagggtagcatgtggccccttccgTCCACACCACCTTGGGCAGAGAGACCAGTAAGGGAATTTGAAAGGTAGTTGCAAGGGGCCAGGGCCCTGAACAGGttgatcagttggttagagcgtcgtctgatacaccaaggttgtgggttggatcccaggttagggcacaaacaggaagcaaccaaggaatgcataaatgggtggagCGACAAAtctatgcctctctctctctctctctctctctctctctctctctctctctctctctctcaagaaatcaatcaataaaaatgtttttaaaaggcgCCAGAGGCCAGCGCACGTGACCAGGTTCCCACCCTGATGTGAAATGGGGCAGCAAGGGCCTGACCTGCTTGGTTGCAAATcaaaaaggctttaaaaattaggtccagcccggccggcgtggctcaggggttgagcatcgacctatgaaccaggaggtcacaggtcagggcacatgcccgggtggcgggctcctgatcaggacacatgcccgggtggcgggctcaatccccagtgtggggcctgcaggaggcagctatcgacggttttctctcatcatggatgtttctatccctctctccctctcccttcctctgaaatcaataaaaatacattttaaaaaaattagatccAAACCATTCCCAAAGCCTCGTGGAGAGGCATGGGGTTGGGCTCTGCAATCGATATGAACAACCAAATGCATGGGCTgtaaaggggggcggggggggagtggGCTATGGGAAACCCGGCCTGGGACCCTGGCCTGTTACAGCAGCAAAGCAGGCCCCTGACCTCGAGGGGTCTCAGGTCCTGGCCCCCAGGGCGGGAGGAAGTGATCTGCTGGCCGTCTGGGCTCCAGCCGGCTGTCCCGCCCGCACTCAGCCTGGACACGTTGCTTTCGTGGTTTAACGTGGCTCGAAGCCCGCAACGTCAGGGCTCAGGCAGCGGGCAGGAGAGTTCATTTGGGAGAAAACAAATAAGAGCCAAGACCTGGGCCGGGACCtgcgtcccccctccccccggcccccacagACCCGCTCATGAATGCGGAATCGGCTGCTTGGGGAGCACCTGCTCTCCCGCTTCATAAACATTGTGAGAGCGAATTTAATAAAGCTGGGAGCAATACCGCCCGCACGTCATTCCTCCCCTCCGCGCCGTTCTTCTTCTATCGCAGAGCGTTTGACATGCAAGGAGTTATTGTTGCAGCAACAAAGGGGAGCGActcgctgggggggggggggggggtactgaTTATGCGGGCTGGGGGAGCAAAGATAGAAGCTGGAGGAGAGCCCGCCTGGGCTTCCCGCGCCTTCCCGTGTCTTTTCCCTCCGCCATGAACGGGGCCGGCACCCGCATTCTTTCCCCCACAACCGCTGTGTGATAGGTCCTCCCTTCgccaagaagcccaccaatatggctaaaatctctgaggttttccagaagcctgacgaaagtccagcagctttctaCGAGAGACTGTGTGAGGCATACCGGATCTACACCCCCTTTAACCCTGAGGCCCCGGAAAATCAGCCCAGGGTAAATGCCGCTTTTGTAGGCCAGGCCCAGCCTGAtatcaggagaaaattacagaagctGGAAGGGTTTGCGGGAAAGAATGCCACCGAACTGCTGGAGATAGCCAACGAGGTTTTCATCAACCGAGACAGTGTGgcgaggagggaggaagaaaagagaatacagaGAAGGGCCAATATAGTAGCAGCGGCTtttagaggctcaggctcccagacagatcagaaagggaagcaagaataCAGACCAGGGGGGAAAGGAAGAGCGAGCCTGAGACGAGACCAGTGTGCCTACTGTAAGGagacaggacactggaagaatgaatgtcccaaatGGCAAAGTAAAAAGACTGGGCCCCCTTTCACCCAGTCGCTATCAGCCAGAGCACCTGAAGCAGATCTCATCGGGCTGCAATGGCTGATTCCGGCTAGGACAGACCGGGCTCTTTTCAGCTGGGCCCCCACGAGCCCttggtcagaatgaaaattgggggccagactgtggactttatggttgatacgGGAGCTGAGCACTCAGCAGTCACACAGAAAGTAGCgcctctctcaggaaaggaggtcaccgctattggagctactggggatCAGACCCGTAGACCATTCTGCCGCCCTCGCCGATGCCAACTTGGTGGTCatcaagtaattcatgaattcctgtacttgccagactgCCCGGTGCCTCTCatgggtagagaccttttagccaaaatgggtGCAGAAATCACCTTTGCTCcaaatggctcagcacagcttcgcCTGAGTGAGGAGACCTCCCCGATGACCCTGTCCCTGGCCGTGCGAAGGGAGGCTCTGTCACTGGGTGTCGCTGCTTCGTGGCGTGTGTTTTACCGCCCTGAGCGGTGGCGGTGGGGTTTGTACGAGCTTGGCACAAAACACAAACGCGAGGAAAGGCCTGCCCCCTGGTGTGTGACCACGCCCGCCGGGACCGGATGGGGTGTTTTCTCTGGCTTCCAtgcaaagtgctttttaaaacagGAAACCTGCCCCTTGGCCCTCTTTCTTGAGAGAGGGGTCCCACGTTGATGGTTCAGCAAAGTGAAA
Encoded proteins:
- the PRR5 gene encoding proline-rich protein 5 isoform X1, with translation MRTLRRLKFMSSPSLSDLGKREPAAASADERGTQQRRACANATWNSIHNGVIAVFQRKGLPDQELFSLNEGVRQLLKTELGSFFTEYLQNQLLTKGMVILRDKIRFYEGQKLLDSLAETWDFFFSDVLPTLQAIFYPVQGKEPSVRQLALLHFRNAITLSVKLEDALARAHARVPPAIVQMLLVLQGVHESRGVTKDYLRLETLVQKVVSPYLGTYGLYSGEGSFTHSCVLEKHLLRRSRSGDVLAKNPVVRSKSYNTPLLNPVAEHEAEGAAAGGAGIRRHSVSEMTTCPDAPGQGPTGDCTPSPGTQSGPCPSRLYPPQQPGPACGSPPSSSPENLVDRILESVDSDSEGIFIDFGRRSGSGASEFEGAPGRQSIV